The Labrus mixtus chromosome 16, fLabMix1.1, whole genome shotgun sequence genome window below encodes:
- the atat1 gene encoding alpha-tubulin N-acetyltransferase 1 isoform X8 codes for MEFPFDVNQLFSEKVSILDQSLLGSRKSASRPDLQAHIATVIDELGRASAKAQQLTAPITSASKLQTQRHQLYLMKDGESNGGRGVVVGFLKVGYKKLFLLDRQGAHIEAEPLCVLDFFISENVQRHGYGLELFDFMLQHKSLEPTLMAYDRPSPKLLSFLAKHHCLTQSVPQVNNFVVFEGFFQNRSAAQLRKVPLRKPDGDIKPYSVMEREAVRREQRVPPWPFVPPHSPQRSVSSQYSPPLSVSSSPSRASTRAAPLSAHQSPLLERCRARRTRVW; via the exons ATGGAGTTTCCTTTTGATGTTAACCAGTTATTCTCTGAGAAGGTCTCCATCTTGGACCAGAGCCTTTTAGGAAGTCGTAAATCTGCCTCACG TCCAgatctacaagctcacatcgcCACTGTTATTGATGAACTGGGGAGAGCCTCAGCTAAG gCTCAGCAGCTCACTGCTCCAATAACAAGTGCTTCAaaactgcagactcagagacatCAGCTGTACCTGATGAAGGATGGAGAGAGCAacgg gggacgGGGAGTGGTCGTTGGATTTCTTAAAGTCGGCTACAAGAAGTTGTTCCTGCTG GACAGACAGGGGGCTCACATAGAGGCCGAGCCgctgtgtgtgttggatttCTTCATATCAGAGAACGTGCAGAGACACGGCTACGGGCTGGAGCTCTTTGACTTCATGCTGCAG CATAAGAGTTTAGAACCGACCCTGATGGCGTACGACCGGCCCTCGCCTAAACTCCTGTCCTTCCTGGCGAAACATCACTGTCTGACTCAGAGTGTTCCTCAG gtGAATAACTTTGTGGTGTTTGAAGGATTCTTCCAGAACAGATCAG CGGCCCAGTTGAGAAAGGTTCCCCTCAGAAAGCCGGACGGAGATATCAAACCCTACTCTGTGATGGAGAGAGAAG CGGTGCGACGAGAGCAGAGGGTTCCTCCGTGGCCGTTTGTTCCGCCTCACTCCCCCCAGCGATCGGTATCCTCCCAGTACTCCCCTCCCCTCAGCGTGAGCTCTTCCCCCAGCAGGGCCTCCACTCGAGCCGCTCCGCTGTCTGCCCATCAGTCCCCCCTCCTCGAGCGCTGCAGGGCAAGACGCACCAG GGTCTGGTAG
- the si:ch211-152p11.4 gene encoding regulator of G-protein signaling 18 isoform X2: MRRFSSEGCLLDLDFLPWKKVALKNPNDEGTRDFGTYTPHLEEDGLDGGSGRDTPTVLEPVGADGGGRGELRKEHSVSVEELSELHKQNHLRVMSEGCRAYSDGQLAPDNQGSTESMGREHPPHPSPSSSANSLKSTHGHRRDKLSAAKLHLKSLFGPSPHSSNSNLFNPEHKDSVVERRSRLQFMHQWSQVGHGKKRKVCMEELEKWAESLNALLASQTGVQVFKTFLRSEFSEENLQFYLACEQYKQSSNNFTMQRRARDIISTYIQPGAPREVNLDSKTRELTLQLLQAPSHTSLSRAQARIYTLLDLDCYPRFLQSNMYLSLRHPDD, translated from the exons ATGAGGAGGTTCAGCTCTGAGGGCTGCCTCCTTGATCTGGACTTTCTCCCGTGGAAGAAGGTGGCCCTGAAAAACCCGAATGATGAGGGGACGCGTGACTTTGGCACCTACACGCCTCACCTGGAGGAGGACGGGCTGGATGGGGGGAGTGGCAGGGACACCCCTACCGTCCTGGAGCCTGTTGGGGCggatggaggggggaggggggagctgagGAAGGAGCACAGCGTGAGCGTGGAGGAGCTGAGCGAGTTACATAAACAGAACCACCTGCGGGTGATGAGTGAGGGCTGCAGGGCGTACAGTGACGGGCAGCTCGCCCCCGACAACCAGGGGAGCACAGAGAGCATGGGGAGGGAACACCCGCCTCACccgtctccctcctcttccgCCAACTCCTTGAAGTCCACACATGGACACCGCAGAGACAAACTGTCTGCGGCCAAACTTCACCTGAAGAGTCTGTTTGGACcg AGTCCTCACTCCTCAAACTCCAACCTGTTCAACCCAGAACACAAAGACAG CGTGGTGGAGCGGCGGTCTCGGCTGCAATTCATGCACCAGTGGTCTCAGGTGGGACACGGTAAGAAGAGGAAGGTGTgcatggaggagctggagaagtgGGCGGAGTCTCTGAACGCCCTGCTGGCCAGTCAGA ccggTGTCCAGGTGTTCAAGACGTTCCTGCGCTCAGAGTTCAGCGAGGAGAACCTTCAGTTCTACCTGGCCTGTGAACAGTACAAACAGTCGTCCAACAACTTCACCATGCAGCGGAGAGCACGAGACATCATCAGCACCTACATCCAGCCCGGAGCACCCAGAGAG GTGAACCTGGACAGTAAGACCCGGGAGCTGaccctccagctgctgcaggcccCCTCCCACACCTCGTTGTCCCGCGCTCAGGCACGGATCTACACCCTGTTGGACTTGGACTGTTACCCCCGCTTCCTTCAGTCCAACATGTACCTGTCCCTGCGGCACCCAGACGACTaa
- the atat1 gene encoding alpha-tubulin N-acetyltransferase 1 isoform X6, whose translation MEFPFDVNQLFSEKVSILDQSLLGSRKSASRPDLQAHIATVIDELGRASAKAQQLTAPITSASKLQTQRHQLYLMKDGESNGGRGVVVGFLKVGYKKLFLLDRQGAHIEAEPLCVLDFFISENVQRHGYGLELFDFMLQHKSLEPTLMAYDRPSPKLLSFLAKHHCLTQSVPQVNNFVVFEGFFQNRSGSVCAPLTDQGMYGYFGPVEKGSPQKAGRRYQTLLCDGERSGATRAEGSSVAVCSASLPPAIGILPVLPSPQRELFPQQGLHSSRSAVCPSVPPPRALQGKTHQFP comes from the exons ATGGAGTTTCCTTTTGATGTTAACCAGTTATTCTCTGAGAAGGTCTCCATCTTGGACCAGAGCCTTTTAGGAAGTCGTAAATCTGCCTCACG TCCAgatctacaagctcacatcgcCACTGTTATTGATGAACTGGGGAGAGCCTCAGCTAAG gCTCAGCAGCTCACTGCTCCAATAACAAGTGCTTCAaaactgcagactcagagacatCAGCTGTACCTGATGAAGGATGGAGAGAGCAacgg gggacgGGGAGTGGTCGTTGGATTTCTTAAAGTCGGCTACAAGAAGTTGTTCCTGCTG GACAGACAGGGGGCTCACATAGAGGCCGAGCCgctgtgtgtgttggatttCTTCATATCAGAGAACGTGCAGAGACACGGCTACGGGCTGGAGCTCTTTGACTTCATGCTGCAG CATAAGAGTTTAGAACCGACCCTGATGGCGTACGACCGGCCCTCGCCTAAACTCCTGTCCTTCCTGGCGAAACATCACTGTCTGACTCAGAGTGTTCCTCAG gtGAATAACTTTGTGGTGTTTGAAGGATTCTTCCAGAACAGATCAG gCTCTGTCTGCGCTCCTCTGACGGATCAGGGCATGTACGGATATTT CGGCCCAGTTGAGAAAGGTTCCCCTCAGAAAGCCGGACGGAGATATCAAACCCTACTCTGTGATGGAGAGAGAAG CGGTGCGACGAGAGCAGAGGGTTCCTCCGTGGCCGTTTGTTCCGCCTCACTCCCCCCAGCGATCGGTATCCTCCCAGTACTCCCCTCCCCTCAGCGTGAGCTCTTCCCCCAGCAGGGCCTCCACTCGAGCCGCTCCGCTGTCTGCCCATCAGTCCCCCCTCCTCGAGCGCTGCAGGGCAAGACGCACCAG TTCCCTTAA
- the atat1 gene encoding alpha-tubulin N-acetyltransferase 1 isoform X7, giving the protein MEFPFDVNQLFSEKVSILDQSLLGSRKSASRPDLQAHIATVIDELGRASAKAQQLTAPITSASKLQTQRHQLYLMKDGESNGGRGVVVGFLKVGYKKLFLLDRQGAHIEAEPLCVLDFFISENVQRHGYGLELFDFMLQHKSLEPTLMAYDRPSPKLLSFLAKHHCLTQSVPQVNNFVVFEGFFQNRSAAQLRKVPLRKPDGDIKPYSVMEREAVRREQRVPPWPFVPPHSPQRSVSSQYSPPLSVSSSPSRASTRAAPLSAHQSPLLERCRARRTSSLNRSESGFH; this is encoded by the exons ATGGAGTTTCCTTTTGATGTTAACCAGTTATTCTCTGAGAAGGTCTCCATCTTGGACCAGAGCCTTTTAGGAAGTCGTAAATCTGCCTCACG TCCAgatctacaagctcacatcgcCACTGTTATTGATGAACTGGGGAGAGCCTCAGCTAAG gCTCAGCAGCTCACTGCTCCAATAACAAGTGCTTCAaaactgcagactcagagacatCAGCTGTACCTGATGAAGGATGGAGAGAGCAacgg gggacgGGGAGTGGTCGTTGGATTTCTTAAAGTCGGCTACAAGAAGTTGTTCCTGCTG GACAGACAGGGGGCTCACATAGAGGCCGAGCCgctgtgtgtgttggatttCTTCATATCAGAGAACGTGCAGAGACACGGCTACGGGCTGGAGCTCTTTGACTTCATGCTGCAG CATAAGAGTTTAGAACCGACCCTGATGGCGTACGACCGGCCCTCGCCTAAACTCCTGTCCTTCCTGGCGAAACATCACTGTCTGACTCAGAGTGTTCCTCAG gtGAATAACTTTGTGGTGTTTGAAGGATTCTTCCAGAACAGATCAG CGGCCCAGTTGAGAAAGGTTCCCCTCAGAAAGCCGGACGGAGATATCAAACCCTACTCTGTGATGGAGAGAGAAG CGGTGCGACGAGAGCAGAGGGTTCCTCCGTGGCCGTTTGTTCCGCCTCACTCCCCCCAGCGATCGGTATCCTCCCAGTACTCCCCTCCCCTCAGCGTGAGCTCTTCCCCCAGCAGGGCCTCCACTCGAGCCGCTCCGCTGTCTGCCCATCAGTCCCCCCTCCTCGAGCGCTGCAGGGCAAGACGCACCAG TTCCCTTAACAGATCAGAGTCTGGTTTTCATTGA
- the atat1 gene encoding alpha-tubulin N-acetyltransferase 1 isoform X2: protein MEFPFDVNQLFSEKVSILDQSLLGSRKSASRPDLQAHIATVIDELGRASAKAQQLTAPITSASKLQTQRHQLYLMKDGESNGGRGVVVGFLKVGYKKLFLLDRQGAHIEAEPLCVLDFFISENVQRHGYGLELFDFMLQHKSLEPTLMAYDRPSPKLLSFLAKHHCLTQSVPQVNNFVVFEGFFQNRSGSVCAPLTDQGMYGYFGPVEKGSPQKAGRRYQTLLCDGERSGATRAEGSSVAVCSASLPPAIGILPVLPSPQRELFPQQGLHSSRSAVCPSVPPPRALQGKTHQGLVARRSLYSRHLDIRAAGLQDTHLTGVRAVEDQSQAAGHTGTHRSRLLSPPPPQSASITKDVSETQPGPSDEEEDGIKDRDQHPGGAGGGGSRAAAEGGAGGDLLSSQRCPSRDRDRGVWSWTVGENCFSAQWVKQRQERRSTRPW from the exons ATGGAGTTTCCTTTTGATGTTAACCAGTTATTCTCTGAGAAGGTCTCCATCTTGGACCAGAGCCTTTTAGGAAGTCGTAAATCTGCCTCACG TCCAgatctacaagctcacatcgcCACTGTTATTGATGAACTGGGGAGAGCCTCAGCTAAG gCTCAGCAGCTCACTGCTCCAATAACAAGTGCTTCAaaactgcagactcagagacatCAGCTGTACCTGATGAAGGATGGAGAGAGCAacgg gggacgGGGAGTGGTCGTTGGATTTCTTAAAGTCGGCTACAAGAAGTTGTTCCTGCTG GACAGACAGGGGGCTCACATAGAGGCCGAGCCgctgtgtgtgttggatttCTTCATATCAGAGAACGTGCAGAGACACGGCTACGGGCTGGAGCTCTTTGACTTCATGCTGCAG CATAAGAGTTTAGAACCGACCCTGATGGCGTACGACCGGCCCTCGCCTAAACTCCTGTCCTTCCTGGCGAAACATCACTGTCTGACTCAGAGTGTTCCTCAG gtGAATAACTTTGTGGTGTTTGAAGGATTCTTCCAGAACAGATCAG gCTCTGTCTGCGCTCCTCTGACGGATCAGGGCATGTACGGATATTT CGGCCCAGTTGAGAAAGGTTCCCCTCAGAAAGCCGGACGGAGATATCAAACCCTACTCTGTGATGGAGAGAGAAG CGGTGCGACGAGAGCAGAGGGTTCCTCCGTGGCCGTTTGTTCCGCCTCACTCCCCCCAGCGATCGGTATCCTCCCAGTACTCCCCTCCCCTCAGCGTGAGCTCTTCCCCCAGCAGGGCCTCCACTCGAGCCGCTCCGCTGTCTGCCCATCAGTCCCCCCTCCTCGAGCGCTGCAGGGCAAGACGCACCAG GGTCTGGTAGCGAGACGCAGCCTGTACAGTCGACACCTGGACATTAGAGCTGCCGGTctgcaggacacacacctgacag GTGTGAGAGCTGTGGAGGATCAGTCACAGGCAGCcggacacacaggcacacacag GTCCCGCCTCctctcgcctcctcctcctcagtctgcGTCCATCACAAAGGACGTCTCAGAGACACAGCCGGGTCcatctgatgaagaggaggacgggATTAAGGACAGAGATCAGCatccaggaggagcaggaggaggaggaagccgagcagcagcagaaggaggagcaggaggagactTGCTGTCCAGTCAGAGATGTCCCTCacgggacagagacagaggagtgtGGTCGTGGACTGTAGGAGAGAATTGTTTCAGCGCTCAGTGGGTCAAACAGAGGCAGGAGCGGAGGAGCACACGGCCGTggtga
- the atat1 gene encoding alpha-tubulin N-acetyltransferase 1 isoform X4: MEFPFDVNQLFSEKVSILDQSLLGSRKSASRPDLQAHIATVIDELGRASAKAQQLTAPITSASKLQTQRHQLYLMKDGESNGGRGVVVGFLKVGYKKLFLLDRQGAHIEAEPLCVLDFFISENVQRHGYGLELFDFMLQHKSLEPTLMAYDRPSPKLLSFLAKHHCLTQSVPQVNNFVVFEGFFQNRSAAQLRKVPLRKPDGDIKPYSVMEREAVRREQRVPPWPFVPPHSPQRSVSSQYSPPLSVSSSPSRASTRAAPLSAHQSPLLERCRARRTSDQGLVARRSLYSRHLDIRAAGLQDTHLTGELESEVSAALTGPVETGSNALLGFSMKPLVQCSSVLMLNITLLPFLS; the protein is encoded by the exons ATGGAGTTTCCTTTTGATGTTAACCAGTTATTCTCTGAGAAGGTCTCCATCTTGGACCAGAGCCTTTTAGGAAGTCGTAAATCTGCCTCACG TCCAgatctacaagctcacatcgcCACTGTTATTGATGAACTGGGGAGAGCCTCAGCTAAG gCTCAGCAGCTCACTGCTCCAATAACAAGTGCTTCAaaactgcagactcagagacatCAGCTGTACCTGATGAAGGATGGAGAGAGCAacgg gggacgGGGAGTGGTCGTTGGATTTCTTAAAGTCGGCTACAAGAAGTTGTTCCTGCTG GACAGACAGGGGGCTCACATAGAGGCCGAGCCgctgtgtgtgttggatttCTTCATATCAGAGAACGTGCAGAGACACGGCTACGGGCTGGAGCTCTTTGACTTCATGCTGCAG CATAAGAGTTTAGAACCGACCCTGATGGCGTACGACCGGCCCTCGCCTAAACTCCTGTCCTTCCTGGCGAAACATCACTGTCTGACTCAGAGTGTTCCTCAG gtGAATAACTTTGTGGTGTTTGAAGGATTCTTCCAGAACAGATCAG CGGCCCAGTTGAGAAAGGTTCCCCTCAGAAAGCCGGACGGAGATATCAAACCCTACTCTGTGATGGAGAGAGAAG CGGTGCGACGAGAGCAGAGGGTTCCTCCGTGGCCGTTTGTTCCGCCTCACTCCCCCCAGCGATCGGTATCCTCCCAGTACTCCCCTCCCCTCAGCGTGAGCTCTTCCCCCAGCAGGGCCTCCACTCGAGCCGCTCCGCTGTCTGCCCATCAGTCCCCCCTCCTCGAGCGCTGCAGGGCAAGACGCACCAG CGATCAGGGTCTGGTAGCGAGACGCAGCCTGTACAGTCGACACCTGGACATTAGAGCTGCCGGTctgcaggacacacacctgacaggtgagCTGGAGTCGGAAGTCAGTGCTGCGCTCACAGGTCCTGTGGAAACCGGCAGTAATGCTCTCTTAGGTTTCAGTATGAAACCTCTCGTTCAATGTTCCAGTGTTCTCATGTTAAACATAACCCTGTTGCCGTTTCTCTCGTAG
- the si:ch211-152p11.4 gene encoding regulator of G-protein signaling 3 isoform X1: protein MFSFSDPPGEYKVSNDSNSKCSQKDNVLGAIMRRFSSEGCLLDLDFLPWKKVALKNPNDEGTRDFGTYTPHLEEDGLDGGSGRDTPTVLEPVGADGGGRGELRKEHSVSVEELSELHKQNHLRVMSEGCRAYSDGQLAPDNQGSTESMGREHPPHPSPSSSANSLKSTHGHRRDKLSAAKLHLKSLFGPSPHSSNSNLFNPEHKDSVVERRSRLQFMHQWSQVGHGKKRKVCMEELEKWAESLNALLASQTGVQVFKTFLRSEFSEENLQFYLACEQYKQSSNNFTMQRRARDIISTYIQPGAPREVNLDSKTRELTLQLLQAPSHTSLSRAQARIYTLLDLDCYPRFLQSNMYLSLRHPDD, encoded by the exons caATCATGAGGAGGTTCAGCTCTGAGGGCTGCCTCCTTGATCTGGACTTTCTCCCGTGGAAGAAGGTGGCCCTGAAAAACCCGAATGATGAGGGGACGCGTGACTTTGGCACCTACACGCCTCACCTGGAGGAGGACGGGCTGGATGGGGGGAGTGGCAGGGACACCCCTACCGTCCTGGAGCCTGTTGGGGCggatggaggggggaggggggagctgagGAAGGAGCACAGCGTGAGCGTGGAGGAGCTGAGCGAGTTACATAAACAGAACCACCTGCGGGTGATGAGTGAGGGCTGCAGGGCGTACAGTGACGGGCAGCTCGCCCCCGACAACCAGGGGAGCACAGAGAGCATGGGGAGGGAACACCCGCCTCACccgtctccctcctcttccgCCAACTCCTTGAAGTCCACACATGGACACCGCAGAGACAAACTGTCTGCGGCCAAACTTCACCTGAAGAGTCTGTTTGGACcg AGTCCTCACTCCTCAAACTCCAACCTGTTCAACCCAGAACACAAAGACAG CGTGGTGGAGCGGCGGTCTCGGCTGCAATTCATGCACCAGTGGTCTCAGGTGGGACACGGTAAGAAGAGGAAGGTGTgcatggaggagctggagaagtgGGCGGAGTCTCTGAACGCCCTGCTGGCCAGTCAGA ccggTGTCCAGGTGTTCAAGACGTTCCTGCGCTCAGAGTTCAGCGAGGAGAACCTTCAGTTCTACCTGGCCTGTGAACAGTACAAACAGTCGTCCAACAACTTCACCATGCAGCGGAGAGCACGAGACATCATCAGCACCTACATCCAGCCCGGAGCACCCAGAGAG GTGAACCTGGACAGTAAGACCCGGGAGCTGaccctccagctgctgcaggcccCCTCCCACACCTCGTTGTCCCGCGCTCAGGCACGGATCTACACCCTGTTGGACTTGGACTGTTACCCCCGCTTCCTTCAGTCCAACATGTACCTGTCCCTGCGGCACCCAGACGACTaa
- the atat1 gene encoding alpha-tubulin N-acetyltransferase 1 isoform X1, translated as MEFPFDVNQLFSEKVSILDQSLLGSRKSASRPDLQAHIATVIDELGRASAKAQQLTAPITSASKLQTQRHQLYLMKDGESNGGRGVVVGFLKVGYKKLFLLDRQGAHIEAEPLCVLDFFISENVQRHGYGLELFDFMLQHKSLEPTLMAYDRPSPKLLSFLAKHHCLTQSVPQVNNFVVFEGFFQNRSGSVCAPLTDQGMYGYFGPVEKGSPQKAGRRYQTLLCDGERSGATRAEGSSVAVCSASLPPAIGILPVLPSPQRELFPQQGLHSSRSAVCPSVPPPRALQGKTHQGLVARRSLYSRHLDIRAAGLQDTHLTGVRAVEDQSQAAGHTGTHRLATIHTPITRSRLLSPPPPQSASITKDVSETQPGPSDEEEDGIKDRDQHPGGAGGGGSRAAAEGGAGGDLLSSQRCPSRDRDRGVWSWTVGENCFSAQWVKQRQERRSTRPW; from the exons ATGGAGTTTCCTTTTGATGTTAACCAGTTATTCTCTGAGAAGGTCTCCATCTTGGACCAGAGCCTTTTAGGAAGTCGTAAATCTGCCTCACG TCCAgatctacaagctcacatcgcCACTGTTATTGATGAACTGGGGAGAGCCTCAGCTAAG gCTCAGCAGCTCACTGCTCCAATAACAAGTGCTTCAaaactgcagactcagagacatCAGCTGTACCTGATGAAGGATGGAGAGAGCAacgg gggacgGGGAGTGGTCGTTGGATTTCTTAAAGTCGGCTACAAGAAGTTGTTCCTGCTG GACAGACAGGGGGCTCACATAGAGGCCGAGCCgctgtgtgtgttggatttCTTCATATCAGAGAACGTGCAGAGACACGGCTACGGGCTGGAGCTCTTTGACTTCATGCTGCAG CATAAGAGTTTAGAACCGACCCTGATGGCGTACGACCGGCCCTCGCCTAAACTCCTGTCCTTCCTGGCGAAACATCACTGTCTGACTCAGAGTGTTCCTCAG gtGAATAACTTTGTGGTGTTTGAAGGATTCTTCCAGAACAGATCAG gCTCTGTCTGCGCTCCTCTGACGGATCAGGGCATGTACGGATATTT CGGCCCAGTTGAGAAAGGTTCCCCTCAGAAAGCCGGACGGAGATATCAAACCCTACTCTGTGATGGAGAGAGAAG CGGTGCGACGAGAGCAGAGGGTTCCTCCGTGGCCGTTTGTTCCGCCTCACTCCCCCCAGCGATCGGTATCCTCCCAGTACTCCCCTCCCCTCAGCGTGAGCTCTTCCCCCAGCAGGGCCTCCACTCGAGCCGCTCCGCTGTCTGCCCATCAGTCCCCCCTCCTCGAGCGCTGCAGGGCAAGACGCACCAG GGTCTGGTAGCGAGACGCAGCCTGTACAGTCGACACCTGGACATTAGAGCTGCCGGTctgcaggacacacacctgacag GTGTGAGAGCTGTGGAGGATCAGTCACAGGCAGCcggacacacaggcacacacaggttGGCCACTATTCACACTCCTATAACCAG GTCCCGCCTCctctcgcctcctcctcctcagtctgcGTCCATCACAAAGGACGTCTCAGAGACACAGCCGGGTCcatctgatgaagaggaggacgggATTAAGGACAGAGATCAGCatccaggaggagcaggaggaggaggaagccgagcagcagcagaaggaggagcaggaggagactTGCTGTCCAGTCAGAGATGTCCCTCacgggacagagacagaggagtgtGGTCGTGGACTGTAGGAGAGAATTGTTTCAGCGCTCAGTGGGTCAAACAGAGGCAGGAGCGGAGGAGCACACGGCCGTggtga
- the atat1 gene encoding alpha-tubulin N-acetyltransferase 1 isoform X5, whose translation MEFPFDVNQLFSEKVSILDQSLLGSRKSASRPDLQAHIATVIDELGRASAKAQQLTAPITSASKLQTQRHQLYLMKDGESNGGRGVVVGFLKVGYKKLFLLDRQGAHIEAEPLCVLDFFISENVQRHGYGLELFDFMLQHKSLEPTLMAYDRPSPKLLSFLAKHHCLTQSVPQVNNFVVFEGFFQNRSGSVCAPLTDQGMYGYFGPVEKGSPQKAGRRYQTLLCDGERSGATRAEGSSVAVCSASLPPAIGILPVLPSPQRELFPQQGLHSSRSAVCPSVPPPRALQGKTHQRSGSGSETQPVQSTPGH comes from the exons ATGGAGTTTCCTTTTGATGTTAACCAGTTATTCTCTGAGAAGGTCTCCATCTTGGACCAGAGCCTTTTAGGAAGTCGTAAATCTGCCTCACG TCCAgatctacaagctcacatcgcCACTGTTATTGATGAACTGGGGAGAGCCTCAGCTAAG gCTCAGCAGCTCACTGCTCCAATAACAAGTGCTTCAaaactgcagactcagagacatCAGCTGTACCTGATGAAGGATGGAGAGAGCAacgg gggacgGGGAGTGGTCGTTGGATTTCTTAAAGTCGGCTACAAGAAGTTGTTCCTGCTG GACAGACAGGGGGCTCACATAGAGGCCGAGCCgctgtgtgtgttggatttCTTCATATCAGAGAACGTGCAGAGACACGGCTACGGGCTGGAGCTCTTTGACTTCATGCTGCAG CATAAGAGTTTAGAACCGACCCTGATGGCGTACGACCGGCCCTCGCCTAAACTCCTGTCCTTCCTGGCGAAACATCACTGTCTGACTCAGAGTGTTCCTCAG gtGAATAACTTTGTGGTGTTTGAAGGATTCTTCCAGAACAGATCAG gCTCTGTCTGCGCTCCTCTGACGGATCAGGGCATGTACGGATATTT CGGCCCAGTTGAGAAAGGTTCCCCTCAGAAAGCCGGACGGAGATATCAAACCCTACTCTGTGATGGAGAGAGAAG CGGTGCGACGAGAGCAGAGGGTTCCTCCGTGGCCGTTTGTTCCGCCTCACTCCCCCCAGCGATCGGTATCCTCCCAGTACTCCCCTCCCCTCAGCGTGAGCTCTTCCCCCAGCAGGGCCTCCACTCGAGCCGCTCCGCTGTCTGCCCATCAGTCCCCCCTCCTCGAGCGCTGCAGGGCAAGACGCACCAG CGATCAGGGTCTGGTAGCGAGACGCAGCCTGTACAGTCGACACCTGGACATTAG
- the atat1 gene encoding alpha-tubulin N-acetyltransferase 1 isoform X3, with product MEFPFDVNQLFSEKVSILDQSLLGSRKSASRPDLQAHIATVIDELGRASAKAQQLTAPITSASKLQTQRHQLYLMKDGESNGGRGVVVGFLKVGYKKLFLLDRQGAHIEAEPLCVLDFFISENVQRHGYGLELFDFMLQHKSLEPTLMAYDRPSPKLLSFLAKHHCLTQSVPQVNNFVVFEGFFQNRSAAQLRKVPLRKPDGDIKPYSVMEREAVRREQRVPPWPFVPPHSPQRSVSSQYSPPLSVSSSPSRASTRAAPLSAHQSPLLERCRARRTSDQGLVARRSLYSRHLDIRAAGLQDTHLTGVRAVEDQSQAAGHTGTHRLATIHTPITRSRLLSPPPPQSASITKDVSETQPGPSDEEEDGIKDRDQHPGGAGGGGSRAAAEGGAGGDLLSSQRCPSRDRDRGVWSWTVGENCFSAQWVKQRQERRSTRPW from the exons ATGGAGTTTCCTTTTGATGTTAACCAGTTATTCTCTGAGAAGGTCTCCATCTTGGACCAGAGCCTTTTAGGAAGTCGTAAATCTGCCTCACG TCCAgatctacaagctcacatcgcCACTGTTATTGATGAACTGGGGAGAGCCTCAGCTAAG gCTCAGCAGCTCACTGCTCCAATAACAAGTGCTTCAaaactgcagactcagagacatCAGCTGTACCTGATGAAGGATGGAGAGAGCAacgg gggacgGGGAGTGGTCGTTGGATTTCTTAAAGTCGGCTACAAGAAGTTGTTCCTGCTG GACAGACAGGGGGCTCACATAGAGGCCGAGCCgctgtgtgtgttggatttCTTCATATCAGAGAACGTGCAGAGACACGGCTACGGGCTGGAGCTCTTTGACTTCATGCTGCAG CATAAGAGTTTAGAACCGACCCTGATGGCGTACGACCGGCCCTCGCCTAAACTCCTGTCCTTCCTGGCGAAACATCACTGTCTGACTCAGAGTGTTCCTCAG gtGAATAACTTTGTGGTGTTTGAAGGATTCTTCCAGAACAGATCAG CGGCCCAGTTGAGAAAGGTTCCCCTCAGAAAGCCGGACGGAGATATCAAACCCTACTCTGTGATGGAGAGAGAAG CGGTGCGACGAGAGCAGAGGGTTCCTCCGTGGCCGTTTGTTCCGCCTCACTCCCCCCAGCGATCGGTATCCTCCCAGTACTCCCCTCCCCTCAGCGTGAGCTCTTCCCCCAGCAGGGCCTCCACTCGAGCCGCTCCGCTGTCTGCCCATCAGTCCCCCCTCCTCGAGCGCTGCAGGGCAAGACGCACCAG CGATCAGGGTCTGGTAGCGAGACGCAGCCTGTACAGTCGACACCTGGACATTAGAGCTGCCGGTctgcaggacacacacctgacag GTGTGAGAGCTGTGGAGGATCAGTCACAGGCAGCcggacacacaggcacacacaggttGGCCACTATTCACACTCCTATAACCAG GTCCCGCCTCctctcgcctcctcctcctcagtctgcGTCCATCACAAAGGACGTCTCAGAGACACAGCCGGGTCcatctgatgaagaggaggacgggATTAAGGACAGAGATCAGCatccaggaggagcaggaggaggaggaagccgagcagcagcagaaggaggagcaggaggagactTGCTGTCCAGTCAGAGATGTCCCTCacgggacagagacagaggagtgtGGTCGTGGACTGTAGGAGAGAATTGTTTCAGCGCTCAGTGGGTCAAACAGAGGCAGGAGCGGAGGAGCACACGGCCGTggtga